A section of the Sphaerobacter thermophilus DSM 20745 genome encodes:
- a CDS encoding NAD(P)/FAD-dependent oxidoreductase, producing the protein MTKERTQEVVILGGGYAGLMAAVRLANRRVPSRVTLVDAKAEFPERIRLHQVAAGQQLRRRSIPELLRGTGVEFMQGRASELDPEAQLVAVQTRDGQRTLRYDWLLYALGSQVDLSPIPGLHQHTLALDDRSTAKDLAARLERLGDGRVLIVGGGLTGIEAAVELAERFPRLAIELVTAGALGEDLSPAGAAHIRRVFERHGIALREHARIEEIQEGVARLAGGERIPFDICLWAGGFRAPGLAARAGLPTNERGQVIVDRTLQVPGHPEILVAGDAALAPGPGGKPLRMSCAAGQPMGAHAGDTLARLIRGQEPEPFRFSYILRCISLGRHDGLIQFVASDDTPRDRVLTGRAAAVVKEAICRYTLTSVEAERRLRLPLYWWLRPTETASYALPAGARTGVTTDV; encoded by the coding sequence ATGACGAAGGAGCGGACGCAGGAGGTCGTGATCCTGGGCGGGGGCTATGCCGGGCTGATGGCGGCCGTTCGGCTGGCGAATCGCCGAGTGCCGTCGCGGGTCACGCTGGTGGATGCGAAGGCGGAGTTCCCGGAGCGCATCCGGCTGCACCAGGTCGCGGCCGGTCAGCAGCTCCGGCGACGGTCGATCCCCGAGCTGCTGCGCGGCACCGGGGTGGAGTTCATGCAGGGGCGGGCGAGCGAGCTCGACCCGGAGGCCCAACTCGTCGCCGTGCAGACGCGCGATGGCCAGCGGACGTTGCGCTACGACTGGCTCCTCTACGCGCTCGGCAGCCAGGTGGATCTGTCCCCCATCCCAGGGCTGCACCAGCACACGCTGGCGCTCGACGATCGCTCCACCGCCAAGGATCTGGCGGCCCGGCTCGAGCGGCTGGGCGACGGGCGGGTTCTGATCGTCGGTGGCGGATTGACCGGCATCGAGGCTGCGGTCGAGCTGGCCGAGCGGTTCCCGCGCCTCGCAATCGAACTGGTGACGGCCGGTGCGCTCGGTGAGGATCTGTCCCCGGCGGGGGCGGCACACATCCGGCGGGTGTTTGAGCGGCACGGGATTGCGCTGCGCGAGCACGCGCGGATTGAGGAGATCCAGGAGGGCGTCGCTCGCCTCGCGGGCGGCGAGCGCATCCCGTTCGACATCTGCCTGTGGGCCGGTGGGTTCCGTGCGCCGGGCCTGGCGGCGCGGGCCGGGTTGCCGACCAACGAGCGGGGGCAGGTCATCGTCGATCGGACGCTGCAGGTACCTGGGCATCCGGAGATCCTGGTCGCCGGGGACGCCGCGCTGGCGCCCGGACCAGGCGGCAAGCCGCTGCGGATGTCCTGCGCCGCCGGGCAGCCGATGGGCGCGCACGCCGGTGACACGCTGGCCCGGCTGATCCGTGGGCAGGAGCCCGAGCCGTTCCGCTTCAGCTACATCCTCCGCTGCATCAGCCTCGGCCGGCACGATGGGCTGATCCAGTTTGTCGCATCCGACGACACGCCGCGTGATCGGGTGCTGACGGGTCGGGCCGCGGCGGTGGTGAAAGAGGCGATCTGCCGCTATACACTCACGAGCGTCGAGGCGGAGCGACGCCTGCGCCTCCCGCTTTACTGGTGGCTGCGGCCGACGGAAACCGCGAGCTACGCGCTGCCGGCCGGCGCGCGGACGGGAGTGACGACTGATGTGTAA
- a CDS encoding OsmC family protein, with amino-acid sequence MAAERRAEVVWQGNLFQGSGTVSLGSGVISQQPVTWAARTEQPDGKTSPEELIAGAHAACYAMALSNTLAEHGHTPEQLEVTAVCTFDPPKITTVELTVRGRVPGLDDATFKQIAQEGEQNCPVSNALRNNVEIRLNAELA; translated from the coding sequence ATGGCCGCGGAGCGCCGCGCTGAAGTCGTCTGGCAGGGGAACCTGTTCCAGGGGAGCGGGACCGTGTCCCTCGGGAGCGGGGTCATCTCGCAGCAGCCGGTCACCTGGGCCGCGCGCACCGAGCAGCCGGACGGCAAGACGAGCCCCGAAGAACTGATCGCCGGCGCCCACGCCGCCTGCTACGCCATGGCGCTGAGCAACACCCTGGCGGAGCACGGGCACACGCCCGAGCAGCTGGAGGTCACCGCCGTCTGCACCTTCGACCCCCCGAAGATCACCACGGTGGAACTGACGGTACGCGGCCGGGTCCCGGGCCTCGACGACGCGACCTTCAAGCAGATCGCGCAAGAGGGCGAGCAGAACTGCCCGGTTTCCAACGCGCTGCGGAACAACGTCGAGATCCGCCTCAACGCGGAACTTGCCTAG
- a CDS encoding (2Fe-2S) ferredoxin domain-containing protein, with protein sequence MYWTRKHVLICTAQHCNQKGAQAVAGRLRIELKRKGLDVDVLANTCDSIDICDIGPNIVVYPDRIIYHGVKTSDIPELVESLRPGGKPVERLLLKPYEGEEQARREIYEAAVRAEPISPEDFLALAQAHGWDESWVNEQARRGFIARKQIDDRPVIMVTSKARQRYGIVGEPSEEAAGT encoded by the coding sequence GTGTATTGGACCCGCAAGCATGTCTTGATCTGTACCGCGCAGCACTGCAACCAGAAGGGTGCGCAGGCGGTCGCCGGTCGGCTCCGCATTGAGCTCAAGCGTAAGGGGCTCGATGTCGACGTCCTGGCCAACACCTGCGACTCGATCGACATCTGCGACATCGGGCCCAATATCGTCGTCTATCCCGACCGGATCATCTACCACGGGGTCAAGACGTCGGACATTCCGGAGCTGGTCGAGTCGCTCCGCCCCGGCGGCAAGCCGGTGGAGCGTCTCCTGCTGAAGCCCTACGAGGGGGAGGAGCAGGCCCGCCGCGAGATCTACGAGGCGGCGGTGCGGGCCGAGCCGATCTCTCCCGAGGACTTCCTGGCGCTGGCACAGGCGCACGGCTGGGACGAGTCCTGGGTCAACGAGCAGGCGCGGCGCGGGTTCATCGCTCGCAAGCAGATCGATGACCGGCCGGTGATCATGGTCACCAGCAAGGCGCGGCAGCGCTACGGGATCGTGGGGGAACCGTCCGAGGAGGCCGCCGGGACCTGA
- a CDS encoding ferredoxin family protein — protein MSVVVRDGIKDRAGLERKLAIDTYNVDPTRAHIRIIDPDVCLQCERQQCVNCCPAACYTPQPDGRVLFSYEGCVECGTCRIVCYEFDNIEWTYPRGGFGIQYRYG, from the coding sequence ATGTCAGTCGTTGTTCGCGACGGGATCAAGGATCGAGCGGGACTTGAGCGCAAGCTCGCCATCGACACTTACAACGTCGACCCGACCCGCGCCCACATCCGCATCATCGACCCCGACGTCTGCCTCCAGTGCGAGCGCCAGCAGTGCGTCAACTGTTGCCCGGCGGCATGCTACACCCCTCAGCCGGACGGGCGGGTCCTGTTCTCCTACGAGGGCTGCGTCGAGTGCGGCACCTGCCGGATCGTCTGCTACGAGTTCGACAACATCGAGTGGACCTACCCCCGCGGCGGCTTCGGCATCCAGTACCGGTACGGGTGA
- a CDS encoding heme o synthase has translation MTRYVKLAVTTLLTGYLLVVLGGAVRVAGAESGCGPGWVGCDGSLAPILSFPIAFDYFHRAFAVVVTLLSVGLVVLAWRESRSRGLLLGLSGAALGLVLIQGVLGMFTAQPAAGAAVGTAHLALAEIFLAVVALAALIASAGWLVPADWRTAGRRTSAGWLAIAASVGAFALLATGAYTALSGSGTACTGWPLCGDRVVPTGWTPVDIHLTHRWVAAITTTLILALAIHVRRVRSDSPALVGLSTGGAVLMVAQVFVGAANVWVELNPVITTAHLAVATIVWGVVVSVAALDRMLPVAERAPAAQPARRVWRDYFVLTKPGVMALLLTTTLGAMLFAKAGLPPLRILIWTLIGGALASGGAAAINHYLDRDIDRIMTRTRNRPVAGGRVTPVQALIFGVTLSVLSVYLMAVFVNPLAAILSLAGNLFYVIVYTMWLKRATPQNIVIGGAAGAIPPLVGWAAVTGNVGLPAIIMFIIVFAWTPPHFWALALFRSKTRDYAAAGVPMYPAVYGDAKTRQQIFIYTLLLVITSLLLVFPLGANGLLYFAVAAVLGGLFVHKAVQLLRRPAQQPLLARSLFMYSNYYLALLFLAMVVDRLVLA, from the coding sequence ATGACGCGCTATGTGAAACTCGCAGTCACCACGCTCCTTACCGGTTATCTTCTCGTTGTCCTCGGCGGGGCAGTGCGAGTCGCTGGAGCGGAATCCGGTTGTGGACCCGGCTGGGTTGGCTGCGACGGTTCGCTCGCCCCGATCCTCTCGTTCCCCATCGCGTTTGACTATTTCCACCGCGCCTTCGCGGTCGTGGTGACGCTGCTCAGTGTCGGCCTGGTGGTCCTGGCCTGGCGTGAGTCGCGCTCGCGCGGGCTGCTGCTTGGCCTGTCGGGGGCGGCGCTCGGGCTGGTCCTGATCCAGGGCGTGCTCGGGATGTTCACCGCGCAACCGGCGGCCGGCGCTGCGGTTGGGACCGCGCACCTGGCGCTGGCGGAGATCTTCCTGGCGGTGGTGGCGCTGGCCGCGCTGATCGCGTCAGCCGGGTGGCTCGTGCCGGCCGATTGGCGAACTGCCGGCCGTCGCACCAGCGCAGGCTGGCTGGCGATCGCGGCGTCCGTGGGGGCCTTTGCCCTGCTCGCAACCGGCGCCTACACCGCGCTGAGCGGCAGCGGCACCGCCTGTACCGGCTGGCCGCTGTGCGGCGACCGCGTCGTTCCCACTGGCTGGACACCGGTCGATATCCACCTCACGCACCGCTGGGTCGCGGCGATCACGACGACGCTGATCCTGGCGCTGGCGATCCACGTGCGGCGGGTCCGGTCGGACTCCCCGGCCCTGGTGGGCCTTTCGACCGGTGGCGCGGTGTTGATGGTCGCCCAGGTCTTCGTCGGGGCAGCCAATGTCTGGGTGGAACTGAACCCGGTGATCACGACGGCGCACCTCGCGGTGGCGACCATCGTCTGGGGGGTCGTCGTCTCCGTGGCCGCGTTGGACCGGATGCTCCCGGTAGCGGAGCGCGCGCCGGCGGCGCAGCCGGCTCGCCGGGTCTGGCGCGACTACTTCGTCTTGACCAAGCCCGGGGTTATGGCGCTGCTGCTGACCACCACCCTTGGCGCCATGCTCTTCGCCAAGGCCGGGCTGCCGCCGCTGCGCATCCTCATCTGGACGCTGATCGGCGGGGCGCTCGCCTCGGGCGGGGCGGCGGCGATCAACCACTACCTTGACCGCGACATCGACCGCATCATGACGCGGACCCGCAACCGGCCGGTCGCAGGCGGCCGGGTGACGCCGGTGCAGGCGCTGATCTTCGGCGTGACCCTCAGCGTGCTGTCGGTCTACCTGATGGCGGTCTTCGTCAACCCGCTGGCCGCGATCCTCTCGCTGGCCGGGAATCTCTTCTACGTCATCGTCTACACCATGTGGCTCAAGCGGGCGACGCCGCAGAACATCGTGATCGGCGGCGCGGCGGGCGCGATCCCGCCCCTGGTCGGTTGGGCGGCCGTCACCGGCAACGTTGGTCTGCCGGCGATCATCATGTTCATCATCGTGTTTGCCTGGACGCCGCCGCACTTCTGGGCGCTGGCGCTGTTCCGCTCCAAGACACGCGACTACGCTGCGGCGGGGGTGCCGATGTACCCGGCCGTCTACGGCGATGCGAAGACACGGCAGCAGATCTTCATTTATACGCTGTTGCTGGTGATCACCAGCCTGCTGCTCGTCTTCCCGCTGGGGGCGAACGGGCTGCTCTACTTCGCGGTCGCTGCGGTTCTGGGTGGGCTGTTCGTCCACAAGGCGGTGCAGTTGCTCCGCCGCCCGGCGCAGCAGCCCCTGCTGGCGCGCTCGCTCTTCATGTACTCCAACTACTACCTGGCGCTCCTCTTCCTCGCTATGGTCGTGGACCGGTTGGTCCTGGCCTAG
- the hpt gene encoding hypoxanthine phosphoribosyltransferase, with product MGEPKEVIRNPEPDDVPSEPGGAPSPASTESTSSSEPSKPRFAHPAEAEFAAFLDFYRIRWEYEPKAFPLRWRDGRVAEMFRPDFYLPEQDLYVELTTMRQSLVTRKNRKVRRLRQLYPNINIVLLYRKDFHELLSRFGYGSVHITSLRPDQIERVLLSAAEIQGRVAELGQQISADYAGESILLVGVLKGITFFLADLSRAITRPLAIDYLQLAHTGEGVHITKDLDLDVRGQHVLLVEDIVNTGVSVDFVLRTLREREPASLRVCTLLDKAERRLVPVPVDYVGFTIPNEFVVGYGLDYRELYRNLPFLCVLKREVYEEALPGE from the coding sequence ATGGGAGAACCCAAGGAGGTCATCCGGAACCCCGAGCCGGATGATGTCCCGTCCGAGCCGGGGGGCGCCCCGTCCCCCGCTTCCACCGAGTCGACCTCGTCCTCCGAGCCGAGTAAGCCTCGCTTCGCTCACCCCGCCGAGGCGGAGTTCGCCGCCTTCCTGGACTTCTACCGCATTCGCTGGGAGTACGAGCCCAAGGCCTTCCCCCTGCGCTGGCGGGACGGCCGGGTGGCCGAGATGTTCCGCCCCGACTTCTACCTGCCCGAGCAGGATCTTTACGTCGAGTTGACCACGATGCGGCAGAGCCTGGTCACGCGGAAGAACCGCAAGGTGCGGCGGCTGCGCCAGCTCTACCCGAACATCAACATCGTGCTCCTCTACCGCAAGGACTTCCACGAGCTGCTCTCCCGCTTCGGGTACGGCTCGGTGCACATCACGTCGCTGCGGCCCGATCAGATCGAGCGGGTGCTGCTGAGCGCCGCCGAGATCCAGGGGCGGGTCGCGGAGCTGGGCCAGCAGATCTCGGCCGACTACGCCGGGGAGTCGATCCTGCTGGTGGGCGTGCTCAAGGGGATCACCTTCTTCCTGGCTGATCTGTCTCGCGCGATCACTCGGCCGCTGGCTATCGACTACCTCCAACTGGCACACACCGGCGAGGGGGTCCATATCACCAAAGATCTTGACCTGGACGTGCGCGGGCAGCACGTGCTCCTGGTTGAGGACATCGTGAACACCGGGGTGTCGGTCGACTTCGTGCTGCGCACCTTGCGGGAGCGCGAGCCCGCCAGCCTGCGGGTCTGCACCCTGCTCGACAAGGCCGAGCGGCGTCTGGTGCCGGTGCCGGTGGACTACGTGGGCTTCACCATCCCCAACGAGTTCGTGGTCGGCTACGGGCTCGACTACCGCGAGCTCTACCGCAACCTCCCCTTCCTCTGTGTGCTCAAGCGCGAGGTGTACGAAGAGGCTTTGCCGGGGGAGTGA
- the mutM gene encoding bifunctional DNA-formamidopyrimidine glycosylase/DNA-(apurinic or apyrimidinic site) lyase, whose product MPELPEVEAARRGIAEQLLGRVLVGYELTRPALVVPAPGLTLDALVGSRLECVERHGKYLFLSFEPAVLVIHLKLAGQLVARGSGIPGFAAGHPVPAYDAPLPHKSTHLRFDFDGDAHLYLTDIRHFARVWLLPHDDLPAFREGLHLGPDVLDPAFTVETLRQGLARRTVGRLKPTLLDQSLVAGLGNIYVDESLWQAKLHPERTAASLTDAEIERLYEGIHTTMELALPTGGARILNSKAQTEVGEFPFVHGREGLPCPRCGTAIIKIRVNNRGTYLCPQCQPAP is encoded by the coding sequence GTGCCGGAACTGCCCGAGGTCGAAGCCGCGCGGCGCGGCATTGCCGAGCAACTGCTCGGGCGCGTGCTGGTCGGCTATGAGTTGACGCGCCCGGCACTGGTCGTCCCCGCCCCGGGGCTGACGCTCGACGCGCTGGTCGGATCCCGGTTGGAGTGCGTCGAGCGTCACGGCAAGTATCTCTTCCTCAGCTTCGAGCCGGCGGTGCTGGTCATCCACTTGAAGCTTGCCGGGCAGCTCGTCGCCCGCGGAAGCGGTATCCCAGGCTTTGCCGCCGGCCATCCCGTGCCCGCCTACGACGCGCCGCTGCCCCACAAGTCCACCCACCTGCGGTTCGACTTCGACGGTGACGCACACCTCTACCTGACCGACATTCGCCACTTCGCCCGAGTCTGGCTCCTGCCCCACGACGACCTGCCTGCCTTCCGAGAGGGCCTGCACTTGGGTCCCGACGTGCTCGACCCTGCGTTCACCGTGGAGACGCTGCGTCAGGGGCTGGCCCGGCGGACCGTCGGCCGACTGAAGCCCACGTTGCTCGACCAGAGCCTCGTCGCCGGGCTCGGCAACATCTACGTCGACGAGAGCCTGTGGCAGGCCAAACTCCATCCGGAGCGCACCGCCGCCTCGTTGACAGACGCCGAGATCGAGCGACTCTACGAGGGCATCCACACCACCATGGAACTTGCCTTGCCGACCGGCGGCGCGCGCATCCTCAACAGCAAGGCGCAGACGGAGGTCGGCGAGTTCCCCTTCGTCCACGGACGCGAGGGGCTGCCCTGCCCCCGCTGCGGCACGGCGATTATCAAAATCCGCGTCAACAACCGAGGCACCTACCTCTGCCCCCAGTGCCAGCCGGCGCCCTGA
- a CDS encoding aspartate:alanine exchanger family transporter has translation MIDLLRDNPLLLLFVVAAIGYPIGRITVAGVSLGVAAVLFAGLAVGALDPDLQLPEIIYNLGLVLFVYTIGLSSGRGFFSALRRRGPRDNLFAAGVLAFAAVLSTGAYVLLDLSAAHTAGLFAGSVTNTPALAAVLDYLRLNPPPGPIDQILAEPVVAYSVTYPMGVVGVILAILLVRRLWRIDYATEARAMPDLPAVESRLTNRTIRVTRPEATDVPIATLVQRHGWDVVFGRYRHGQETRLVTADTLLAPGDLITAVGTEEELERVTAALGETSNEQLDLARHELDFRRIFVSNPKVVGHRLRDLNLPQQFGAVITRVRRGDVDFLPSGDTVLEPGDRVRVVTARSNMDAVSRFLGDSYRALSEIDILTFGLGLALGLLLGLVPIPLPGGLSFTLGLAGGPLIVALVLGSLERTGPLVWSLPYSANLTIRQMGLIFFLAGVGTRAGHPFVTTIVERSGLLLFAAGVVVTTTTAFLALWVGYRLLRIPMGVLIGMVAGIHTQPAVLGFALEQTDNELPNVGYAAVYPIATVAKIVLAQVLLMVLIR, from the coding sequence ATGATCGATCTCTTGCGCGACAATCCGCTGCTGCTCTTGTTCGTGGTCGCGGCGATCGGCTACCCGATCGGGCGCATCACGGTCGCCGGGGTGAGTCTCGGCGTGGCGGCGGTCTTGTTCGCGGGGCTCGCCGTCGGGGCGCTCGACCCCGACCTCCAGCTCCCGGAGATCATCTACAACCTCGGCCTCGTGCTCTTCGTCTACACCATCGGCCTGAGCAGCGGTCGCGGCTTCTTCAGTGCCCTCCGTCGCAGAGGCCCCCGGGACAATCTCTTCGCGGCCGGCGTGCTCGCCTTCGCCGCCGTCCTCTCGACCGGAGCCTACGTGCTCCTCGATCTCAGCGCGGCGCACACGGCCGGCCTCTTCGCCGGGAGCGTCACCAACACCCCGGCACTGGCCGCGGTGCTCGACTATCTGCGGCTCAACCCGCCCCCCGGCCCGATCGATCAGATCCTCGCCGAGCCGGTGGTCGCCTACTCGGTCACCTACCCGATGGGCGTCGTCGGGGTGATCCTGGCGATCCTGCTGGTCCGCCGCCTCTGGCGCATCGACTACGCGACCGAGGCGCGGGCCATGCCGGACCTCCCCGCAGTCGAGAGCCGCCTAACCAACCGCACCATCCGCGTCACCCGGCCGGAGGCGACTGATGTCCCGATCGCGACCCTGGTCCAACGCCACGGCTGGGACGTGGTGTTCGGGCGCTACCGGCATGGACAGGAAACCCGCCTGGTCACGGCCGACACCCTCCTCGCGCCCGGCGACCTCATCACCGCCGTCGGCACCGAGGAGGAATTGGAGCGGGTCACCGCCGCCCTGGGCGAGACGAGCAATGAGCAACTCGACCTCGCACGCCACGAGCTCGACTTCCGCCGCATCTTCGTCTCCAACCCCAAGGTCGTCGGCCACCGGCTCCGCGACCTCAACCTCCCGCAGCAGTTCGGCGCCGTGATCACGCGCGTCCGGCGCGGCGACGTCGACTTCCTGCCCAGCGGCGACACGGTGCTGGAGCCGGGCGACCGCGTGCGCGTCGTCACCGCGCGGTCGAACATGGACGCGGTCAGCCGCTTCCTGGGCGACTCCTACCGCGCCCTCAGCGAGATCGACATCCTCACCTTCGGCCTGGGACTGGCGCTGGGGCTGCTGCTGGGACTGGTGCCGATCCCGTTGCCCGGCGGCCTCAGTTTCACGCTCGGGCTGGCCGGCGGCCCCTTGATCGTGGCGCTGGTGCTCGGGTCACTGGAACGGACCGGGCCGCTCGTCTGGAGCCTGCCCTACTCGGCGAACCTGACGATCCGCCAGATGGGGCTGATCTTCTTCCTGGCGGGAGTCGGCACCCGCGCCGGCCACCCCTTCGTCACCACCATCGTCGAGCGGAGCGGCCTCTTGCTCTTCGCAGCCGGTGTCGTTGTCACCACGACGACGGCATTCCTCGCCCTCTGGGTCGGCTACCGGCTGCTCCGCATCCCAATGGGGGTGCTGATCGGGATGGTGGCCGGCATCCACACCCAGCCGGCCGTCCTCGGCTTCGCGCTGGAGCAGACCGACAATGAACTGCCGAACGTCGGCTACGCGGCGGTTTACCCCATCGCCACCGTCGCCAAGATCGTCCTCGCCCAGGTGCTGTTGATGGTGCTGATACGATGA
- a CDS encoding RNA polymerase sigma-70 factor: MCNPGEPERREDTAAERLDAFTAHRPLLFSIAYRMLGSVMDAEDMIQEAFLRWLRAPAGEVASPKAYLTTTITRLCIDHLRSARVRREQYVGPWLPEPLLTASYPDIAETAAQRESISLAFLVMLERLEPVERAVFLLREVFDYDYAEIAPIVDKTPTNCRQIVRRARERIADERRRVEVPPERQEALIDAFLGACANGDLPGLLTLLADDITMWTDGGPHARAARRPIVGADRVARFSIGVTPRIPPGTTAHHVEINGQPGVVLYAGGEPHTAFVVDLVGDRIHRIWMVLNPDKLRHLPRGTALAS; the protein is encoded by the coding sequence ATGTGTAATCCGGGCGAGCCGGAGCGCCGCGAGGACACGGCCGCGGAGCGGCTGGACGCCTTCACGGCGCACCGGCCGCTCCTCTTCTCTATCGCCTACCGGATGCTCGGCAGCGTCATGGATGCCGAGGACATGATCCAGGAGGCGTTCCTGCGCTGGCTGCGTGCCCCGGCCGGCGAGGTCGCCTCGCCGAAGGCGTACCTGACGACGACCATCACCCGGCTCTGCATCGATCACCTGCGCTCGGCCCGCGTGCGCCGCGAGCAGTACGTCGGCCCCTGGCTGCCCGAGCCGCTGCTGACCGCGTCGTATCCGGACATCGCGGAGACCGCCGCGCAGCGGGAGTCGATCTCCCTGGCCTTCCTCGTCATGCTGGAGCGGCTGGAGCCGGTAGAGCGGGCTGTCTTCCTGCTGCGAGAGGTCTTCGACTACGACTACGCTGAGATCGCGCCGATCGTTGACAAGACCCCGACCAACTGCCGGCAGATCGTGCGCCGGGCACGGGAGCGAATCGCGGACGAGCGCCGCCGGGTCGAGGTGCCGCCGGAGCGCCAGGAGGCGTTGATCGACGCGTTCTTGGGCGCCTGCGCCAACGGCGACCTGCCGGGGCTGCTCACGCTGCTGGCCGACGACATCACGATGTGGACCGACGGCGGGCCGCATGCCCGCGCCGCGCGCCGGCCGATCGTGGGTGCGGACCGCGTGGCGCGCTTCAGCATCGGCGTCACGCCGCGCATCCCGCCGGGTACCACGGCACACCACGTCGAGATCAACGGCCAGCCCGGCGTGGTGCTCTACGCCGGTGGAGAGCCGCACACCGCCTTCGTGGTCGACCTGGTCGGAGATCGGATCCACCGGATCTGGATGGTGCTCAACCCCGACAAACTGCGCCACCTGCCACGAGGCACGGCCCTCGCCTCCTAG